The following nucleotide sequence is from Amia ocellicauda isolate fAmiCal2 chromosome 14, fAmiCal2.hap1, whole genome shotgun sequence.
ACTCCCattcctctctctcgctctgtttctcactctctctagGGTGTCATAGTCCAAAGTAAAGGCCCACAGCTCCAGCCTTGGCCGCAGGTTAGGCACCGAGCCCAGCGTGAGCAGGCAGAGCTCAGCCGAAGCTAAGGGCGAGCAGGGGGATTTCCGCTGGGCCTCCTTGATCAGAGTCAGCTCCTCTTCACTGGGCACCAGAGCCTGCAGCCtctactgagagagagagagacagagcagaatggatggatggaaggaGTGGTGAGACAGGGATTAGagaagtggagagagagagagagtggaaatGGGGTGGGAGGAAGTATGAAAGAAAAGGAAGGaaggggaaggagagagagatattGAGGGATTGGTCGTAGGGGACAGAAAAAATTGTCAGTCAATCGGTCAATGTATTTATCAACATTCAGTGTTTGAATCAGTTTATGCGTGTATGTGTCAGTATGTGCGATCAACCAGCGTGACCTCTGACCTGGATATCCTCCCTGTCCAAGACGCAGGTGTCCATGGCGACAATGGCGTGGGCGATGAGGTGGGGGGGCGGCAGGCGGCTCAGGGCGATGGTCACGATGTTGCTGCGcttcacacacagcactgacacacactggggGCGGGGCTGCTGAGactgtggggtggggtggggtaggGGAGTTAGCAGACTGAACAGATTGGCAGAGAATGGACACAGAGATGCAGATACACAGATATACGGGCGGAATAATTAAAACTGAGGctgtacagacacacaaagacagagagaaagagagagagagagagagagagagagagagagagaaggaagatGAGCAAGAGAGAGGGATATAGATGTCTCTCTCACCTTGACAGACCCCAGAGAGCTGGATTTGGACTGGAACAGGAGCTCCAGCTGACCGGTGTCGATGCTGACCGGCTCCAGCCCGGCCCAGATGGACTCGGGCCCAAAACGGCTGACTCTGGGCAGTACCGGGAGGCACAGTACCTCCCTCCAGTGTAGCCGCAGGGTCTGCCCCTTGGAGGGCAGGGGGGTGCCATTTGTAcaaggagggggtgggggaggcgccaggggaggaggaggtggaagtGGAGGCAGATTCTGGGCTTGTGTGATGACCCCGCCTCCTTCCTGCTCCCCAGCGACTGACCCCGCCTCATTGTCCTCCTGCCcttcctcgtcctcctcctcagAGATGTCCAATCCCAGCTCCCCCTCCTCCCACAGGTCGGTGAAGTCCAAGGCATCGAGGCGGAGTCGGGAGGCATGTCTCAGGCGGAAACCCCAGGATTGGTCCAGGTCCAGGTTGGGGGAAGGGTCAGGGCCAGGGGGGAGTGTCCCTTTTGCGTCGTCTTGTTTCATTAGTGAACAACCCTCTCGGTttcttttttataattaattatttcttaCTTCCTTTCTTTATCCACTCAGCCCAgacttttgatttattttcctcactctctttctcttaTACAAAGGGGACGCATAAAGAACTAAACAATAGTACGCCGCAGTAAACTGACTGCAAAGAGCCCTTTTCttctttccttcctttcttCGATCTCTTTCTTTTTTCGCCCTCGTTTTTTACTCCTACGAGCCCACAGAGCTACTGAAACCCACTCCCTCAACACAATGCaatcctgtcccactcccactcccttGCTTTCTCTGCTGCCTGTAGAAAAAGTCCCTGCCAGCAGCGATGATGAATTTCAGAATAAATTGGCACCCATGGTGAGAAAAATGAAACCAACATAAAAATCAGGCAAAACTAAACAAAGTCAGACCACGCTACTAAAAGCAGGTATTCCCCTGATAACGAGCAATCTATAAATCACAATCATAACTCTTCCACACAATGAGAAATCCCCCAACTGCCCAATACTCCGACTGGGAATCATCAGATAACTCCAGAGGCACAGAAAGTCCGTCTCAGCTAGGGAACGCGTGTCGGTCTGTGTAGAACTTGTACATCAGTCCAATACATCAAATTCTACAGAATGCCAGAGAGTTCCATTATAGGCTACAGAATCCTACATACCCTCCTGGCAACAGCCACAGCCTATGGGAACTTGGAACCCCTCCCTGCAGTTAATTGGAACAGATTGAGTCAGTCTGTAGAATTGTAGCTACATTCTACGGAACCCTTAATGGGTCTCTCCTACAGTGTGTTTAGCGGAATCTGAATTTTTCTGGTTTTTGAGTTCCACAATTAATTCACTGCAGACTAAAGAGTCCAGAGTAACTCCATCACAGCCTGTACAGGGCCTGATCACACCAGTACAGACGTGCGCGTGGAGCAGACTGTGTTACCGAATCACATCAGTTACACTCTACACAAGGCAGCAGGGCCAGACCGGCACTCTGCACTACAGAACTACACTGCACGTCCAAAAGCACCACCTGCAGCAGCGTGAGATTGTAGTATTATGGTCTGTAGGGCAAAGTTTGGTCCATCTGTTTACTCTGTGTGGATTATAATCTGGTATCAGTGCACATTAAtgattacaaaagaaaaacataaaatcccATGAAATATCATTGAATTACTGCTTTAAGATCCCATCCTGAAGAGTGAGCAGATAATTCCCTTACAGCTGCTGCACGTTACCCCAGCACCGCAGCCTGGGGTGTAGAGATTGCAAGCCGGCTACGCTATGGTTAGAGAGAAAGGTCCAATTCAGCCATTTGACTCTCCCGGGAGAACCTCCTGATTCCCTGCTATAGAATCCAGTATGGTTCCAATACCCTTCCGCAGAATCCGAGAACGGTCCTTCAGATCTCCAGTGGGGAAGATGCCGGTCTGTTCTGTTGGGCTAGGTGGAAGGTTGAGGCCACCAGCATTTGCAGTTCTGGGTGTAGAATATCAAGATCATT
It contains:
- the LOC136768693 gene encoding FH1/FH2 domain-containing protein 1 — protein: MKQDDAKGTLPPGPDPSPNLDLDQSWGFRLRHASRLRLDALDFTDLWEEGELGLDISEEEDEEGQEDNEAGSVAGEQEGGGVITQAQNLPPLPPPPPLAPPPPPPCTNGTPLPSKGQTLRLHWREVLCLPVLPRVSRFGPESIWAGLEPVSIDTGQLELLFQSKSSSLGSVKSQQPRPQCVSVLCVKRSNIVTIALSRLPPPHLIAHAIVAMDTCVLDREDIQRLQALVPSEEELTLIKEAQRKSPCSPLASAELCLLTLGSVPNLRPRLELWAFTLDYDTLEREIAEPLFHLKLAMEQLASNKTFRCILATVLAIGNFLNGRKAKGFELGYLGQLAQVRDTASRRPLLHHTCCILLDCFPHCSDLHSEISAVSRASKCDYSQVQSSLAQLELHCQAAREQLRVLEAGPVRMGVADFLQESEERLAVLRAVHRRVINRFHSFLLFLGYCRGTVREMEPGQFCKSVSDFALEYRAAQLNVLQQRQRHTHPRASTHTPPPAKVSPCPSVALQQHRQMEAVLSTPEPSPRLDLSLPRPRSKRREDSGSVPRRLKC